A single window of Labeo rohita strain BAU-BD-2019 chromosome 4, IGBB_LRoh.1.0, whole genome shotgun sequence DNA harbors:
- the rpl18a gene encoding 60S ribosomal protein L18a, which produces MKASGTLREYKVVGRLLPSAKNPAPPLYRMRIFAPNHVVAKSRFWYFVSQLRKMKKASGEIVYCGLVHEKTPLKVKNFGIWLRYDSRSGTHNMYREYRDLTTSGAVTQCYRDMGARHRARAHAIQIMKVQVIAANKCRRPAIKQFHDSKIKFPLPHRVLRRQHKPRFTTKRPNTFF; this is translated from the exons ATGAAGGCGTCTGGCACA CTTCGGGAGTATAAGGTTGTTGGGCGTCTGCTGCCCTCTGCTAAAAACCCCGCACCCCCTTTGTACCGCATGAGGATCTTCGCCCCAAACCATGTGGTGGCCAAGTCTCGCTTCTGGTACTTCGTCTCCCAACTGAGGAAGATGAAGAAAGCCTCCGGAGAGATCGTCTACTGCGGCCTG GTCCATGAGAAAACTCCCCTCAAGGTGAAAAACTTTGGCATCTGGCTGCGTTACGACTCCCGCAGTGGAACCCACAACATGTACCGCGAGTACAGAGACCTCACCACATCTGGAGCCGTCACTCAGTGCT ATCGCGATATGGGTGCCAGGCATCGTGCCCGCGCTCACGCCATCCAGATCATGAAGGTGCAGGTCATCGCAGCCAACAAATGCCGCAGACCCGCCATCAAGCAATTCCAC GACTCCAAGATCAAGTTCCCCCTTCCTCACAGGGTTCTGCGTCGCCAGCACAAGCCCCGTTTCACCACCAAGAGACCAAACACTTTCTTTTGA